attgaatacgtaaataagtgtaaaacaaaactaaatcctaaaacttaaaagtattatacgtataagaatatgagaatcacgtctaactattaacgatttatcagacgtgtctgCGAGTAGTgaagtcagtagaggcggactagcaagagcgtactatcagatcgatcatatcatttcttggattgcggtcacggtgagttgcactttactttcgtgtattatcgattaatattatgttgatatcatactatatatatatatactgtttatatgcatcgcactatatatatatatatgaattgttgatatgctacatgttttgattaagttttaatgtacgagaacctagtatacgatccaacgaaactagctacctattgggtgtcaataggctgcgtgatcaccagtaatcgagtcagtctagtgtgtctgactataagatatgatttgagatgcatgcatggtttgattatgaaAACTTTGATATGAATGctatacgagagtgaactcggttacagtgtaacctgagccccgtatctagtaggttggacctaccagtgggttggacccacctctttgggattaagagatatgttctgactgacgtggttgaacgtgaacgctcccgggtcagactaatggaatcagtatgatttgaataatagtgagttacgttatgtttcaggattatagtttcgaaaggatcgagtacttgttcatatgtatttttatattgatattgatttgaaatgcgatgctatgtttttaaaataataccgttagtaaactgtgaactcactcagtatttccccaaatactgacccctcacctttgatgtctttcaggtgcttagcttgtggacttagctagagaccaattttgaagtccagaagtcagctgtatatgttagtttctgacttctgtgagtgctgcagtagtggtcctgtgtcaacagaatagtagcctagtcagcagtttattttgattgtatatatcaactgctgtatttgtctatatgctttttgataggctacgtacgttgtatgtgatccacggccccagatgccagtgggatgtttgaaacactaactgatgtatatagtaccgcgaggccagttcgtacagggtacggtaactagagcccgcgaggttttgaaacagttagtgtacatattcggttatatgttatatatatgtatatatttgcttccgttgtttgttgttatttgtttatattatatttgcgaaaaataaattgtgattttaggcttgctacgggttccggagctaccactcccgttccctagcgccggttgcggctcaataaattttgggtcgtgacaataccTACTAAACTTCAAATAgaaaagtgattcctatttaataGTGATTATACTTGAATAGGAAAGGAATTCTTTATTCAAGAGAAAGTTTTATTGAGGAATATTTTCCAAAATAAGTTTATCTTCCTACATTAGAGTTTGTATCCGAATAAGAAAGAGATTTCATATATTCGGTCTTTAGGATAAGATTCTTCATACATATAGGTTCTTGACGAATCCCTCAAGCGACACATTTTCTGCGAATCTTCAGAGATATCGGTCCTTCTAGGGATTCACATGTATCTACTTTTGATCTTCAAACTCGGCAAATCTCATGAACTCGGATGCTGATATTATCAGACTTTCGCCTTTCGGGCGAGTACTAGGATTCTCCCATGAGATATATTCTATACGACTTGGTTCCACTATATTTATGCTGGAATTCAGTTTTCGTCAGTAATCTACTAGTTAGGGTCCCACTCATGTGAGCATtgtcttaaatttttttttgagataattaatataatatttaattctaaattataattactAATCCATAACtttgtatatataatttttaaaatgaacttttttatgttaaacttatttaaaaaaattctatgtTGAAATGCTAATAAAGATAATTGACCTCTAATTCTTTCATTATAAATTAATccaatatttattattaaaatttcaaatgaaCTTACATTAACATTAACTAATGAATTTTACAAAAcattaacatttaataaaaaaattaaaaatttaaacatgaaaATTCACTGACTGTCAAACTATAATCAAAAGttaaagtatttaatttttttgcaccGAATAATATGTGATTCAATCAAGTAAAATTGTATGAACAAAGGGTCACCCTTAAACTCAtgtttcaaaatcaaataagttaGTTTTAACTTTTCAAGTCAATCGACCGAAAGCTTGTATTTTCAGGGTCAAATAAATCACTTGAGTCAATTAGCCTCTCAAAATTACGTCTTCGGAAGTCCACATTTGAAATGTACAATTTCAGGATTACTTGACCTAAATTAAGAGAGTTTTTGATCTAGTTGAtccaaaaagttaaaataaatttattcgaCTCCGAAATCACAGATTTTGGATCTAATTGACCCAATAAAAATTGATTTGTTTGATCGCAAGACACAAATTTGAGGGCCACATTGCCCTTTTGTTAAAAATTGTATCCCCCGAGTGAAAATCCTAATGCCAGCCACTGACTACAACAATCAAACGATAAAAGATAATTTGAGTTAGGTAGaaataattattcatatttatatCAATAATTTATTCAACTTAGGACTTGACAGACTCTCCAGAGTTGACACGAGTCCTGAGTAAGCCCTCTCCAGTATTGTAAGAAAAAGGTATTGCCATTATTAATATTTGTACTAAACTAATCCACTGGAAGTTGAGAGTAAAAAGTAAAGATGGGGAACTAAAGTCTTGAGGGCATCCCTCCAGCAACCACTAAAGTTTCTCCTGTAATATATGAAGCTTCATTAGATGCCAGAAACACAGCTGCAGACGCCATGTCTTCTGTAGTACCAAGTCTGTTCAGAAAGGTTTGCTCCTCGATCGATTTCCTCTGCAACAACGGCCAAACCAATTTAGTTTGCTATGCTATAGGCAACACAGTAATTAACGGAATTATGTACTTACAATGGCATCACTTTTTGTGATGAAATCAGCAAAGTGTGTTGGTACAAATCCAGGAGCTACACAATTTACACGAGTATCCGGTCCCATTTCAGATGCAAGAGCCTGATCAACAATTAGAATTTTGGAAcataaaacacaaaacaaaataatcaaaaccAGAACGACAATGCATAAGGATaaacaaaggaaaaaaagaGACTGAATTAAACAAGATCCTATCTTGACAGTTACACTAAAACTTCAACCTTTTTGATGCAAAACTAAGGGGTTTCAGGAAATGAGGCAAGGCATGACAGCCATCGattaaaattattcatttttacaGACATTGATCGGATAATGTGATCACCTTAAAGATACAAGTGTATAGCAATGTATGGTAAAGTAGAAGATACGAAAAGAGGACAGAAATAGTAACCTTAGTAAGCCCAAGAAGAGCAGTCTTTGTCACCCCATACATAGCAAGCGAAGCAGGAGGACTGAAGGCGCTGATAGATGAAATAAGAATAACGGAAGAATCCTTCCGCAAGTAAGGAGCCACATCCTGCAAAACAAGAAGCAGTAAAGTTTGTGAGAGGGCATGTCAATAAAAGTGAATTGGGATAATCCATCAAATGTGTAGTAGAAAGAAGAATAGGAATTAAACTCAGGAAAAAGGTAGCAAACCTGTATAAGTAGGATAGAGGCTTTGACATTAATTTCCCAGAGCTTGTCAAGAACAGATTCTTTGGTCTCCAAAATAGTCACAGCAGATGGATTGGCAGCAGCATTCGAGACAACCACGTCGATTTTTCCATATGTCTGATGAAACATCAgatatattaataaaacatttaagGTGGAAGGGACTAATTAATTACAGACCGCCAATTGATTGGAAACAATGAGTATTGAGCAAGTTATAGTTACAATAAACACAATTATACAATTACCATAACAAACAATAATGGcaaaccataaataaaaaagaggaagaagactGATTGAGAGAGACCTGGACAGTTTGTTGAATAAGATTCTTCCTTTGTTGAGCATTGGAGACGTGGCAAACCACACCCGTTACTTGAATGCCTTCTGCTTTGAGTTTGTCCACAGCTTCATCTACGTTTTTCTG
This region of Mercurialis annua linkage group LG1-X, ddMerAnnu1.2, whole genome shotgun sequence genomic DNA includes:
- the LOC126668512 gene encoding tropinone reductase-like 3, which encodes MTGKQQQRRFEGKVAIVTASTQGIGFAIARRLALEGASVVISSRRQKNVDEAVDKLKAEGIQVTGVVCHVSNAQQRKNLIQQTVQTYGKIDVVVSNAAANPSAVTILETKESVLDKLWEINVKASILLIQDVAPYLRKDSSVILISSISAFSPPASLAMYGVTKTALLGLTKALASEMGPDTRVNCVAPGFVPTHFADFITKSDAIRKSIEEQTFLNRLGTTEDMASAAVFLASNEASYITGETLVVAGGMPSRL